The following coding sequences lie in one Kamptonema formosum PCC 6407 genomic window:
- a CDS encoding DUF1636 domain-containing protein, with product MKTQHTLFVCTACASIWKDGKREGKSGGEHLLEQVSHLAKNWELRDDFQIQEVNCMSACNRSCAVSFAASGKYTYLFGDLPANEGESAAAVLECASQYYAKPDGLLPWSERPEPLKKGIVARIPPLPN from the coding sequence ATGAAAACTCAACATACTCTATTTGTTTGTACCGCCTGCGCTAGCATTTGGAAAGATGGAAAACGAGAAGGTAAAAGCGGCGGCGAACACCTATTAGAACAAGTCTCGCACTTAGCAAAAAATTGGGAATTGCGAGATGATTTCCAGATTCAAGAAGTCAACTGCATGAGTGCTTGTAATCGTTCTTGTGCCGTTTCTTTTGCCGCTTCTGGGAAATATACTTATCTCTTCGGTGACTTACCCGCCAACGAAGGTGAAAGTGCCGCCGCAGTGCTAGAATGTGCTAGCCAATACTATGCAAAACCTGATGGTTTATTGCCTTGGTCGGAGCGACCAGAACCGCTAAAAAAAGGCATCGTTGCCCGGATTCCACCGCTACCAAATTAA
- the cobW gene encoding cobalamin biosynthesis protein CobW, producing the protein MSAKIPVTVITGFLGSGKTTTIRNLLQNNQGRRIAVIVNEFGEIGIDGELLRSCQVCDEEDAPNANANTNIVELTNGCLCCTVQEEFLPTMQQLLQRREQIDCILIETSGLALPKPLIQAFRWPEIRTGATVDGVVAVVDCEAIANGTLVGDLDALEAQRHADPNLDHETPIEELFEDQLACADLVLLTKVDCVDSQTQIKVEDWLKQQVQKSVKIVHCQGGQINPNVLLGFNAAVEDNLDARPSHHDTEEEHDHDDEINSVYLIAEQEFEPQSLVEKLQELVQEQEIYRIKGFVAVPKKSMRLVLQGVGSRIEYFYDRPWQTSERRETKLVFIGREIEQSKIHSSLL; encoded by the coding sequence ATGAGCGCAAAAATTCCCGTTACTGTAATCACAGGCTTTCTCGGCAGCGGCAAAACTACCACAATTCGTAATTTGTTGCAAAACAATCAAGGGCGGAGAATTGCTGTGATTGTTAATGAATTTGGCGAAATAGGAATTGATGGAGAACTCCTGCGTTCCTGCCAAGTTTGCGATGAAGAAGATGCACCAAATGCCAATGCTAATACAAACATTGTCGAACTTACAAACGGTTGCCTGTGTTGCACAGTTCAAGAAGAATTTCTGCCCACAATGCAGCAATTATTGCAACGGCGAGAGCAGATTGATTGTATCTTAATCGAAACCTCTGGTTTAGCACTTCCTAAACCTTTAATTCAAGCTTTTCGATGGCCAGAAATTCGCACTGGGGCGACAGTAGATGGGGTGGTTGCAGTTGTAGACTGCGAAGCTATAGCAAATGGTACTCTTGTCGGAGATCTCGACGCATTAGAAGCTCAGCGTCACGCTGACCCCAATTTAGACCATGAAACACCGATAGAAGAACTTTTTGAAGACCAGTTAGCCTGTGCTGATTTGGTGCTATTAACTAAAGTAGATTGTGTTGACTCTCAAACCCAAATTAAAGTCGAAGATTGGTTAAAACAACAGGTGCAGAAAAGTGTTAAAATAGTACATTGTCAAGGCGGTCAAATTAATCCCAATGTCCTGTTAGGATTTAATGCGGCTGTTGAGGATAACTTAGATGCTCGTCCTAGTCACCATGATACAGAAGAAGAACACGATCATGATGATGAAATTAATTCAGTATACTTAATTGCAGAACAGGAATTTGAGCCTCAAAGCTTGGTGGAAAAACTGCAAGAATTAGTGCAAGAACAAGAAATTTACCGCATTAAAGGTTTTGTTGCCGTTCCCAAAAAGTCGATGCGTTTAGTGTTGCAAGGAGTAGGTTCCCGTATAGAATATTTCTATGACCGTCCTTGGCAAACTTCAGAACGGCGGGAGACAAAGTTGGTGTTTATTGGTCGCGAAATCGAGCAGTCTAAAATTCACTCATCTTTGTTATAG
- a CDS encoding sensor domain-containing protein, which yields MLEVSLPNGSWQLAAIPTGGWPRQSPSSRWLRLGGGSLAVLAGILVFVLVQAPARSREAVERATVALLLANEQLQAILEAVPGMVSWISSDLHYLGVNRHLATACKLSPEDFQGKEIGFLNGNNEFTELVRQFFTRSDREAVSEVRLEANGITRIYLIVAQKYDRDRAAFTVGIDITERKMAEEQLRASEAELKALFAAMTDIITVRDRLGRCLKIASTNPSLLYQPASELLGQTLHEVLDRETADTFLAYIHHALEIQQTVQFEYSLPIDNADMWFAVTVSPILNDSVLLVARDVTKYKRTEEALRQAEEKYRSIFENAVEGIFQTLPNGRYISANPALARIYGYNDAAELIDKLTANAQLYVDPNRRAEFTGQMQLYDRVSKFESQVYRSDGQPIWVSESARAVRGKNGELLYYEGIVEDITERKRVEDELLHNAFHDALTGLPNRLMFMERVSLAIKLAKKQSDYRFAVLFLDLDRFKVINDSLGHMVGDQLLIAFAQRLQGVVWESQQLENDEQVVAIDASSASSASSAIAGVSFTIARLGGDEFTILVEGIQDVSGATEIADRIHKQLSLPFNLNGLEIFTTTSIGIVLNWDLGDVKGGAQTLQLWTGGGTQSLQCKTEQHCEDVCNFSPIRHSQFPIRHSAEDLLRDADIAMYQAKARGKARSAVFDQAMYAGAVARLQLETDLRRAISAQEFQVYYQPIVCLANGRISGFEALVRWQHPHRGLVSPSSFIPLAEETGLIIPLGSWVLWEATRQMRAWQLQFQSNPPIAISVNLSGQQFSQPDLIDKFKQILQETGLEGSSLKLEITESVITEGAGNARTILKRLRDLNIQLCIDDFGTGYSSLSRLHHFPINTLKIDRSFVSRMGKTGRARSSGLGEIVQTIVMLAHNLGMDAIAEGVETAEQLAQLKLYNCEYGQGYFFSKPLTSIAATAMLAAQDYNIN from the coding sequence GTGTTAGAGGTATCGTTACCGAATGGTTCTTGGCAGTTGGCAGCAATTCCTACAGGTGGGTGGCCGAGGCAATCTCCTAGCTCTCGATGGCTGAGACTGGGGGGGGGTTCTTTGGCTGTACTGGCGGGGATTTTGGTGTTTGTGCTGGTACAAGCTCCGGCGCGATCGCGAGAAGCAGTGGAACGGGCAACAGTAGCTCTGCTGTTGGCGAACGAACAACTGCAAGCGATTTTGGAAGCGGTACCGGGAATGGTTTCTTGGATTAGCTCAGATTTGCACTATCTAGGCGTGAACCGGCATTTAGCGACGGCGTGCAAATTATCTCCAGAGGATTTTCAGGGTAAGGAAATTGGCTTTCTCAATGGCAATAATGAGTTTACGGAGTTAGTGCGCCAGTTTTTTACTAGGAGCGATCGCGAAGCTGTTTCTGAAGTCAGGTTAGAAGCTAATGGTATTACTCGTATTTATTTAATTGTTGCTCAAAAATACGACCGAGACAGAGCCGCATTTACTGTTGGGATTGACATCACTGAGCGCAAAATGGCTGAAGAACAGTTGCGTGCTTCGGAAGCCGAACTCAAAGCGTTGTTTGCGGCGATGACTGATATTATTACTGTGCGCGATCGCTTAGGCCGTTGTCTGAAAATTGCCTCCACGAATCCTTCTCTACTTTACCAACCAGCTTCGGAACTTCTCGGTCAAACTCTACACGAAGTCTTAGATCGGGAAACGGCGGACACATTTCTGGCTTACATTCACCATGCCCTAGAAATTCAGCAAACAGTCCAATTCGAGTACAGCTTGCCGATTGATAATGCGGATATGTGGTTTGCCGTCACAGTTTCGCCAATATTAAATGATTCGGTACTCTTAGTAGCGCGAGATGTAACTAAGTACAAGCGAACAGAAGAAGCTCTACGCCAAGCTGAAGAGAAATATCGTAGCATCTTTGAAAATGCGGTTGAAGGCATTTTCCAAACTCTCCCTAACGGGCGCTACATCAGCGCTAATCCTGCTTTAGCACGGATCTATGGCTACAATGACGCTGCGGAATTGATCGACAAACTCACCGCCAACGCTCAACTTTACGTTGACCCAAATCGACGTGCTGAGTTTACGGGTCAGATGCAATTGTACGACCGAGTTTCTAAGTTTGAGTCTCAAGTTTACCGCTCTGACGGTCAACCGATTTGGGTTTCCGAAAGTGCCCGCGCTGTCAGGGGGAAAAACGGCGAACTACTATATTACGAAGGCATTGTCGAAGACATCACCGAACGCAAGCGGGTAGAAGACGAATTGCTGCACAATGCTTTTCATGATGCTTTGACTGGTTTGCCCAATCGCTTGATGTTTATGGAGCGCGTCAGTCTGGCGATCAAACTAGCTAAGAAACAGTCAGACTATCGGTTTGCAGTGCTGTTTTTGGATCTCGATCGCTTCAAGGTAATCAATGATAGTCTCGGTCACATGGTGGGCGACCAACTGCTAATAGCTTTTGCTCAGCGTTTACAGGGTGTGGTGTGGGAAAGTCAACAGCTAGAAAATGACGAGCAAGTAGTAGCAATTGATGCTTCTAGTGCTTCTAGTGCTTCTAGTGCGATCGCTGGAGTATCTTTCACCATTGCGCGGCTGGGAGGAGACGAGTTTACAATCTTAGTTGAGGGTATCCAAGATGTCAGCGGCGCGACGGAAATAGCCGATCGCATTCACAAACAATTGAGTTTGCCTTTTAACCTCAACGGACTAGAAATCTTTACCACCACTAGCATTGGTATTGTACTCAATTGGGATTTGGGAGATGTCAAGGGGGGGGCGCAAACTCTACAACTCTGGACGGGCGGAGGAACGCAGTCCTTACAATGTAAAACCGAGCAACATTGTGAGGATGTATGTAATTTCTCCCCAATTCGCCATTCTCAATTCCCAATTCGCCATTCCGCAGAGGATTTGCTGCGAGATGCTGATATTGCTATGTACCAGGCTAAAGCAAGGGGTAAGGCTCGTTCTGCTGTGTTCGATCAGGCTATGTACGCTGGTGCTGTGGCGCGGTTGCAGTTAGAAACTGATTTGCGGCGGGCAATTTCTGCCCAAGAGTTTCAAGTTTATTACCAGCCGATAGTGTGTTTGGCAAACGGTAGGATTAGTGGTTTTGAAGCACTGGTGCGCTGGCAACACCCCCATCGCGGGCTGGTTTCGCCTTCGTCGTTTATACCGCTTGCGGAAGAAACGGGTTTAATTATTCCTTTGGGCAGTTGGGTTTTGTGGGAAGCCACGCGCCAAATGCGGGCTTGGCAGTTACAGTTTCAGTCCAATCCGCCAATAGCGATTAGTGTGAATTTGTCTGGTCAACAGTTTTCGCAGCCTGATTTGATTGATAAATTTAAGCAAATTTTGCAGGAGACTGGGTTGGAGGGAAGTAGTTTGAAGTTGGAGATTACGGAAAGTGTGATTACGGAGGGGGCGGGCAATGCTAGGACAATCCTCAAGCGGTTGAGGGATTTGAATATTCAGTTGTGCATTGATGATTTTGGTACTGGTTATTCGTCTTTGAGCCGCTTACATCATTTTCCGATTAATACTTTGAAGATCGATCGCTCTTTTGTCAGCAGGATGGGGAAGACTGGGCGAGCTCGCAGTAGTGGTCTTGGGGAGATCGTGCAGACGATTGTGATGCTGGCTCACAATTTGGGGATGGATGCGATCGCTGAAGGTGTGGAAACTGCCGAACAATTAGCCCAGTTAAAATTATATAATTGCGAATACGGTCAAGGATACTTTTTCTCTAAGCCATTGACAAGTATTGCTGCAACGGCAATGTTAGCTGCTCAAGATTATAATATTAATTAA
- a CDS encoding CHASE domain-containing protein — protein sequence MNFRALPYLAAVSAMVTILAGVWALDRSEQQRFREQRRIDTLNQVSTARARLEGALNSRLFLTEGLVAHVSTHPDIGSQEFQTLARVLAAKQTGIRIIELAKDTVISHIYPPEAKIALGVNLLEKSQERQAIVRAINTRSTVVAGPVHWSDGTGAFISHTPIFITPKEGLPKGGPYWGLATIIINKHTLLAEAGLDLGSGGAGEQGSGGAGEQGSRGAGEQGSRGA from the coding sequence ATGAATTTTAGAGCTTTGCCTTACTTAGCGGCGGTATCGGCAATGGTAACGATTCTTGCTGGGGTTTGGGCTTTGGATCGCTCAGAACAGCAGCGTTTCCGCGAACAAAGACGTATTGACACTCTCAATCAAGTCAGTACAGCACGAGCTCGGCTTGAAGGTGCTCTGAACTCGCGGTTATTTCTCACAGAAGGACTGGTGGCTCACGTCTCAACCCATCCTGATATTGGCTCGCAGGAATTTCAGACCCTGGCTAGGGTACTGGCGGCAAAACAAACAGGCATCCGTATTATTGAATTGGCTAAAGATACTGTTATTAGTCATATCTATCCGCCAGAGGCGAAAATCGCACTGGGCGTTAACCTTCTGGAGAAATCGCAGGAAAGGCAGGCGATCGTGCGAGCTATTAATACTAGAAGCACTGTAGTTGCTGGGCCTGTTCACTGGAGCGATGGTACTGGAGCCTTTATCAGCCACACTCCAATTTTTATCACGCCAAAGGAGGGCTTACCTAAAGGTGGCCCCTACTGGGGTCTGGCAACGATAATTATTAACAAGCATACTCTCCTGGCAGAAGCAGGTTTGGATCTAGGGAGCGGGGGAGCAGGGGAGCAGGGGAGCGGGGGAGCGGGGGAGCAGGGGAGCAGGGGAGCAGGGGAGCAGGGGAGCAGGGGAGCA
- a CDS encoding carbohydrate ABC transporter permease, which produces MSFTFLRRYLTPYLFLIPALLALGLTVLWPAAQAFYLSFTGYEYDLTQLPQWVGLKNFQKLYADPVFWQTLRNTLLYLICVVPVMAIAPLGLAILVNQKLRGMHWFRAAFYTPVVISMVVAGLAWKWLYAENGLLNQLGQLFSFPPIPWLSSPNLALFSVMAVTIWKGLGYYMVIYLAGLQAISEELYEAAAIDGSDGFRKHWDITLPLMKPYLVLVAVISAISATKVFEEIYIMTQGGPLNSSKTIVYYLYERAFQDLEISYACTIGLVLFLIILGLSILQFSIQQSGVRRLDN; this is translated from the coding sequence ATGTCTTTTACTTTCTTGCGAAGATACTTAACCCCTTATCTATTCTTGATCCCAGCTCTGCTTGCCTTGGGTTTAACTGTCTTGTGGCCGGCCGCGCAAGCTTTTTACCTCAGTTTCACTGGCTACGAATACGACTTAACCCAGTTACCACAGTGGGTTGGTTTGAAAAACTTTCAAAAGCTCTACGCCGATCCGGTTTTTTGGCAGACTTTGCGAAACACGCTACTATACCTCATCTGTGTAGTCCCTGTCATGGCGATCGCTCCTTTGGGACTAGCGATTTTAGTCAACCAAAAACTGCGCGGAATGCACTGGTTTCGAGCCGCATTTTATACTCCTGTGGTAATTTCGATGGTTGTGGCTGGACTTGCCTGGAAGTGGCTGTATGCGGAAAATGGATTGCTCAATCAATTGGGTCAATTATTTTCATTTCCCCCTATTCCTTGGCTCTCCAGTCCTAATTTAGCGCTTTTTAGTGTTATGGCTGTTACTATCTGGAAGGGGCTAGGCTATTACATGGTAATTTACTTAGCAGGCCTGCAAGCAATTTCAGAGGAACTCTACGAGGCCGCTGCTATTGACGGTTCAGACGGCTTCCGCAAGCACTGGGACATTACTTTACCACTGATGAAACCCTATTTGGTGCTAGTAGCAGTAATTTCTGCTATCTCTGCTACAAAAGTGTTTGAAGAAATATATATTATGACCCAGGGAGGGCCGCTTAATAGTTCTAAGACTATTGTTTATTACCTTTATGAAAGGGCTTTTCAGGATTTAGAAATTAGCTATGCTTGTACCATTGGTCTAGTCTTATTTTTGATAATTTTGGGGCTATCAATTCTGCAATTTAGTATTCAGCAATCAGGAGTAAGAAGACTAGATAATTAA
- a CDS encoding SulP family inorganic anion transporter — protein sequence MTADTLNRDRGFQFRRLFVNWRGDLTGGLTAAVVALPLALAFAVASGVEPRAGLYTAIVAGIVAGIFGGSPVQITGPTGAMAVILVGIVTKYGIEKVWIAGVMAGIIQVALGIAKLGRTVKFIPYPVTAGFTNGIAVIIFCGQLNNFFGLQLPRSEHFLPGLWQSLTHLQGLNWAAVGLAMGVIAIKLLWPRINRTIPGSLVGMIVATAIASYFHLDVPTIGAIPQSLPLPHGIPHWNDFGLIQELIKPALALAALGSIESLLSAVVADGMTVSEKHDSDRELIGQGLANIAIPFFGGIPATGAIARTAVNVRSGGKTRLSGVIHSLAIALIILVFAPLAAQIPLAALAGILMVTSARMIEWEAIGLLMRATYSDFGVMILTWFVTICFDLVLAVEVGLIAAGALFIKRMSELSLGKIPETEAFPPGIPLELSKEIAVYRVDGPVFFGAAERFVTFLREQPEVKFLVLRLRYVPNMDTTGLVALEDIFNDLKRHNCRLLLSGLQPEVEGLLERTGLLGKIGRENCFETTEVAILSLTHGFEGSSQLTITTKPELAV from the coding sequence ATGACAGCAGATACTCTCAATCGCGATCGAGGCTTTCAATTTCGCCGTTTGTTTGTTAATTGGCGAGGAGATTTGACGGGAGGCTTGACAGCGGCGGTGGTAGCTTTGCCTCTAGCTTTAGCATTTGCAGTCGCAAGTGGAGTCGAGCCGAGGGCGGGACTCTATACGGCAATTGTGGCGGGAATTGTGGCGGGAATTTTTGGCGGTTCTCCCGTACAAATTACTGGCCCGACGGGAGCGATGGCGGTGATTTTAGTGGGGATTGTTACTAAATACGGCATCGAAAAAGTTTGGATTGCGGGGGTGATGGCTGGAATTATTCAGGTTGCTCTAGGAATTGCTAAATTAGGGCGGACTGTAAAGTTTATTCCCTATCCAGTGACGGCTGGATTTACTAATGGAATTGCGGTAATTATTTTTTGCGGTCAGCTCAATAATTTCTTTGGCTTACAATTGCCGCGTAGCGAACATTTTTTGCCGGGATTGTGGCAGAGTTTGACTCATTTGCAGGGTCTAAATTGGGCGGCGGTTGGCTTAGCAATGGGAGTGATTGCTATCAAGCTGCTTTGGCCTCGGATTAATCGCACCATTCCTGGTTCATTGGTGGGGATGATAGTCGCAACTGCGATCGCCTCTTATTTTCACCTTGATGTACCCACAATTGGCGCGATTCCCCAATCTTTGCCTTTACCGCATGGGATTCCCCACTGGAATGATTTTGGCTTAATCCAAGAATTGATTAAGCCGGCTTTGGCGTTGGCGGCGTTGGGAAGCATTGAATCTTTACTGTCAGCGGTAGTAGCCGATGGGATGACTGTCAGCGAGAAACATGATAGCGATCGCGAACTTATCGGTCAAGGTTTGGCGAATATCGCCATCCCCTTCTTTGGGGGTATACCCGCCACAGGCGCGATCGCGCGTACTGCTGTCAATGTCCGATCTGGGGGCAAAACTCGACTTTCGGGAGTTATTCACAGTCTTGCGATCGCCCTAATTATCTTAGTTTTTGCTCCTCTGGCCGCACAAATTCCCCTAGCAGCTTTAGCTGGGATTTTGATGGTAACAAGTGCGAGGATGATAGAGTGGGAAGCTATTGGTTTGCTGATGCGAGCTACTTACTCGGATTTTGGCGTAATGATTCTGACTTGGTTTGTGACAATATGTTTTGATTTAGTCCTAGCTGTGGAAGTAGGGTTGATTGCTGCCGGCGCTCTATTTATTAAGCGCATGAGCGAATTAAGCTTAGGCAAAATTCCTGAAACAGAAGCATTTCCCCCTGGAATTCCGCTGGAATTGAGCAAGGAAATTGCCGTTTACCGGGTGGATGGCCCAGTATTTTTCGGTGCAGCGGAACGGTTTGTCACTTTCCTCCGAGAACAGCCAGAAGTGAAATTTTTGGTTTTACGATTGCGTTACGTTCCCAATATGGACACGACTGGTTTAGTAGCTTTGGAAGACATTTTTAATGACTTAAAACGCCATAATTGTCGATTACTTCTGAGCGGTTTGCAGCCAGAAGTGGAAGGACTTCTAGAGCGCACTGGCTTACTGGGAAAAATTGGTCGCGAAAATTGTTTCGAGACCACAGAGGTAGCAATATTATCTCTAACTCATGGCTTTGAAGGAAGTTCTCAGCTAACTATTACTACTAAGCCAGAATTAGCTGTTTAA
- a CDS encoding carbonic anhydrase has translation MGCQCCDRRYFLKSLLSGAIAFTVLQPTQPARAEEREAKALVLSCIDFRFLGSERYFLSLQNLGNQYDWTALAGASLALAGFPSGADTQAFWDQLELSYKLHHIKKVIILDHQDCGAYAIKFDPELNQDAERELQVHTDYLNQAFWAIRKRYPDLNIELYFVNSNAEVKPILPITQTAKTTRTT, from the coding sequence ATGGGATGTCAGTGTTGCGATCGGCGCTATTTTCTGAAATCTTTATTGTCAGGCGCGATCGCATTTACAGTCCTTCAACCGACTCAACCTGCTAGAGCCGAAGAGCGGGAAGCTAAAGCACTGGTTCTTAGTTGCATAGACTTTCGCTTTCTCGGATCGGAAAGATACTTTTTATCTTTACAAAACCTGGGTAATCAGTATGACTGGACGGCTTTAGCTGGAGCATCTCTTGCTTTGGCCGGATTTCCCAGCGGGGCTGATACTCAAGCTTTTTGGGATCAATTAGAGTTATCTTACAAACTGCACCATATTAAAAAAGTAATCATTCTCGACCATCAAGATTGTGGAGCTTATGCTATTAAATTTGACCCCGAATTGAACCAAGATGCTGAACGAGAGTTGCAAGTCCACACGGATTACTTGAATCAAGCTTTTTGGGCAATTCGCAAGCGCTATCCTGACCTAAATATAGAGCTTTATTTTGTTAATTCTAATGCTGAAGTTAAACCTATTTTGCCTATAACTCAGACTGCAAAAACTACTCGCACCACCTAA
- a CDS encoding RNA-guided endonuclease InsQ/TnpB family protein, with product MYAVQKDIWHLIGRDKSIVEQLLRWSNNLFNVGTYESRQRYFKDKGAVKYPELYKITKTNENYALLYSQVAQQSLKSVAESFSSFRALEKLAKKGELNQKPRLPKYRTKGGMYPVSYPGQALKIVGNQVRLPLGNKGKEHFGVDGLWVTLPQRLKGCSIKELRLIPRNGEVWVEYIHESLTKQAPSCSLEVTGVLGIDHGINNWLTCVSSNGKPFIVDGHKLKSWNQWFNKQKARIQSEYAKHKLPKGFSSKRLQQLSETRTRRMRDAVNKAVRTIIDYCESHQINVIVFGWNKGQKQEVNMGGVTNQNFVQIPTAKVKDRLQQECDLRGWRFVEQDESYTSKASFLDRDFLPVKVGEKPDNWQPSGKRIKRGLYRSAQRLILNADVNGAANIICKSKVATDSIIGRVGSGLLTNPLRIKLWVDLSPKVCP from the coding sequence ATGTACGCAGTGCAAAAAGATATCTGGCATTTAATAGGACGCGATAAATCTATTGTCGAACAACTGTTGAGATGGTCAAATAACCTATTTAATGTCGGCACTTACGAAAGTCGGCAACGATACTTCAAAGACAAAGGCGCAGTTAAATATCCCGAACTATACAAAATAACCAAAACCAACGAAAATTACGCCTTGCTCTACTCGCAAGTTGCTCAACAATCCCTTAAGTCTGTCGCTGAATCTTTTAGTTCTTTCCGAGCCTTAGAAAAGTTAGCCAAAAAGGGGGAACTTAATCAAAAACCGAGATTACCCAAGTACAGAACCAAAGGGGGTATGTACCCGGTTTCATATCCGGGACAAGCCTTGAAAATAGTCGGCAATCAAGTGAGACTACCTCTAGGGAATAAAGGGAAAGAACACTTTGGGGTAGACGGTCTTTGGGTGACGTTACCACAAAGACTGAAGGGTTGCTCGATTAAAGAACTCAGGTTAATCCCTAGAAATGGTGAGGTCTGGGTTGAGTATATCCACGAATCTTTGACCAAACAAGCCCCTAGTTGCAGTCTCGAAGTAACTGGAGTTCTGGGTATAGATCATGGTATCAATAACTGGTTGACCTGTGTTTCTAGCAATGGTAAGCCCTTCATTGTCGATGGTCACAAATTGAAGTCTTGGAACCAATGGTTTAACAAGCAAAAAGCGAGAATTCAATCAGAATACGCTAAACACAAGTTGCCTAAAGGCTTCTCGTCAAAAAGACTGCAACAGTTATCAGAAACTCGCACTAGAAGGATGAGAGATGCTGTCAACAAAGCAGTTAGAACCATCATAGATTATTGCGAAAGTCACCAAATTAACGTCATAGTATTTGGTTGGAATAAGGGACAGAAGCAAGAAGTCAATATGGGTGGAGTAACCAATCAGAACTTCGTTCAAATACCCACAGCTAAAGTTAAAGATAGATTGCAACAAGAGTGCGACTTAAGAGGTTGGCGATTTGTGGAGCAAGATGAATCTTACACCTCAAAAGCTAGCTTCTTAGATCGAGATTTTCTGCCAGTAAAAGTTGGTGAAAAACCCGACAATTGGCAACCATCAGGCAAAAGAATTAAACGAGGTTTGTACCGTTCAGCTCAGAGATTAATTCTAAATGCAGATGTTAACGGTGCGGCAAATATTATCTGCAAATCAAAAGTAGCCACAGACTCAATTATTGGGCGAGTGGGTAGCGGGTTACTGACAAACCCTTTAAGAATCAAACTTTGGGTGGATTTATCCCCCAAAGTTTGTCCTTAA